Proteins co-encoded in one Kribbella solani genomic window:
- a CDS encoding 4'-phosphopantetheinyl transferase superfamily protein: protein MGSPVQVWLASAGARPRATAHKLLLKLAGTLVDRPALTHDETGRPRIAGLAVSLSYTQQWVVVAASSDGPLGVDLEELRPRDFQPLVDRWYTPQERDWLRAQPDQLIAFLRLWTAKEAVGKALGLGLHHAGLRREMPLDAGPVESAPGLRLSYLPHEHAVLAVAAPRSAIIEPRVTDS from the coding sequence GTGGGTAGTCCAGTGCAGGTGTGGTTGGCGTCCGCGGGGGCGCGGCCGCGCGCGACGGCTCACAAGCTGCTGCTGAAACTCGCGGGAACCCTGGTCGACCGCCCGGCACTCACCCACGACGAAACCGGCCGGCCGCGGATCGCGGGGCTCGCGGTCAGTCTCAGCTACACGCAGCAATGGGTGGTGGTGGCCGCGTCGTCCGACGGCCCGCTCGGCGTGGATCTGGAGGAGCTCCGGCCGCGCGATTTCCAGCCGCTGGTCGATCGTTGGTACACCCCACAAGAACGCGACTGGCTGCGCGCCCAGCCTGATCAGCTGATTGCTTTTCTGCGCCTGTGGACGGCGAAGGAAGCCGTCGGCAAGGCGCTCGGTCTCGGCCTTCACCACGCGGGCCTGCGCCGGGAAATGCCGCTCGACGCCGGACCGGTCGAGTCCGCGCCCGGTCTCCGGCTCAGCTATCTGCCGCACGAACACGCCGTGCTGGCGGTCGCCGCACCGCGATCTGCCATCATCGAACCCCGCGTCACCGACTCTTGA
- the coaA gene encoding type I pantothenate kinase, whose protein sequence is MLQPSREVTPYTELDRATWAQLAETTVSPLTADEVERLRGLGDEIDMDEVREVYLPLSRILSLYVRHARALHADTESFLGKPAATRTPFVIGIGGSVAVGKSTTARLLRELLARWPEHPRVALVTTDGFLWPNAELERRSLMQRKGFPESYDRKALLRFVVEVKSGIDAVEAPVYSHLHYDRMPGVRTTVEQPDILLLEGLNVLQPAPRHADGKSGLAVSDFFDFSVYVDAAAADIRSWYVARFLKLWETAFRNPESYFVRYGELSRDEAVKKAESLWDGINGPNLRENILPTRSRATLVLRKGADHAVRWVRLRKL, encoded by the coding sequence ATGCTGCAGCCGTCGCGGGAGGTGACTCCCTACACCGAGCTCGACCGGGCCACCTGGGCCCAGCTGGCCGAGACCACCGTCTCGCCGCTGACGGCGGACGAGGTGGAGCGGCTGCGTGGTCTCGGCGACGAGATCGACATGGACGAGGTCCGCGAGGTGTACCTGCCGCTGTCCCGGATCCTGTCCTTGTACGTCCGGCACGCCCGCGCGCTGCACGCCGACACCGAGAGCTTCCTCGGCAAACCGGCCGCGACCCGGACCCCGTTCGTGATCGGCATCGGCGGTTCGGTTGCCGTCGGCAAGTCGACCACCGCCCGGCTGCTGCGCGAGCTGCTGGCCCGCTGGCCCGAGCACCCGCGGGTCGCGCTGGTCACCACCGACGGGTTCCTCTGGCCGAACGCCGAGCTCGAGCGCCGCAGCCTGATGCAGCGCAAGGGCTTCCCGGAGTCGTACGACCGGAAGGCACTGCTGCGTTTCGTGGTCGAGGTGAAGTCCGGGATCGACGCGGTCGAGGCGCCGGTGTACTCGCACCTGCACTACGACCGGATGCCCGGCGTCCGGACCACTGTCGAACAGCCCGACATCCTGCTCCTGGAGGGCCTGAACGTCCTGCAGCCGGCCCCCCGGCACGCGGACGGCAAAAGCGGTCTGGCGGTCAGCGACTTCTTCGACTTCTCGGTGTACGTCGACGCGGCCGCCGCCGACATCCGCTCCTGGTACGTGGCACGCTTCCTCAAACTGTGGGAGACCGCCTTCCGCAACCCCGAGTCGTACTTCGTCCGCTACGGCGAGCTGAGCCGCGACGAGGCAGTGAAGAAGGCCGAGTCGCTCTGGGACGGCATCAACGGCCCCAACCTGCGCGAGAACATCCTCCCGACCCGCTCCCGCGCCACGCTGGTCCTCCGCAAGGGCGCCGACCACGCCGTGCGCTGGGTCAGACTGCGCAAACTCTGA
- a CDS encoding alpha-glucuronidase: protein MTVDTAWLGTQRLPEVTVHASGVLAQTIRAEVRRTHRLRTDAHLSVCTLARVRETPLWQEVEAAVPEHGLGVEGFVVVRRGNDLVVAAEDGHGLLYGYFYLLRYFEWMTGDFTVVEQPAVPIRMLDHWDQLSGTVERGYAGGSIFFRDGRVVEDLTRVRAYARLLASVGINAVAFANAELPDVARLAGVFREYGIAVSLAVDFTDDPRDERVARWWSATVARWYEVVPDLGGLVVRAGRDADGANVLARAVAPYGGTVFWRCAGTGPAPDWRDRRSDQARAAYDQFIPLDGRFEENVVLQVKHGPLDFQVREAVSPLLGELQETPLALELQVTQEYSGQQLDLCYLGPWWREILQFDTTGDSGATVADRIGAIVAVSNVGDADNWTGHKFAQSNLYAYGRLAWEPAADPVSLVHEWAAATFALDDWTRSELVTIMAGSWRTYERYTAPLGAGFMVTPSTHYGPSMTGYEYSGRGHFADRDGVGVDRTVKTGSGFTGQYPEPLASLYEDLYTCPEELLLFFHHVAYGHVLRSGVTVLQHIYDVHFQGYAEVEAMVAQWQAIAARFEPAVQENVTSRFDAQLANAREWRDQVNTFFHRLSGIPDAHGRVIHR from the coding sequence ATGACCGTAGATACCGCCTGGCTGGGTACTCAGCGGCTGCCCGAGGTGACCGTGCATGCGTCCGGGGTGCTGGCCCAGACGATCCGGGCCGAGGTCCGACGGACGCACCGGCTCCGCACCGACGCGCACCTGTCCGTCTGCACGCTTGCCCGGGTCCGGGAGACGCCGCTCTGGCAGGAGGTCGAGGCCGCGGTCCCCGAGCACGGTCTGGGGGTCGAGGGGTTCGTGGTGGTGCGACGAGGCAACGATCTGGTCGTCGCCGCCGAGGACGGGCACGGGTTGCTGTACGGCTACTTCTACCTGCTCCGGTACTTCGAGTGGATGACCGGCGACTTCACCGTCGTCGAGCAGCCGGCGGTACCGATCCGGATGCTCGACCACTGGGATCAGCTCTCCGGCACGGTCGAGCGCGGGTACGCGGGTGGATCGATCTTCTTCCGCGACGGCCGCGTGGTCGAGGACCTGACCCGGGTCCGGGCGTACGCGCGGTTGCTGGCGTCGGTCGGTATCAACGCGGTCGCGTTCGCCAACGCCGAACTGCCGGACGTCGCGCGGCTGGCCGGCGTTTTCCGTGAGTACGGGATCGCGGTCAGCCTGGCCGTGGATTTCACCGACGATCCGCGGGACGAGCGGGTCGCGCGCTGGTGGTCCGCGACGGTCGCGCGGTGGTACGAGGTGGTCCCGGATCTCGGTGGCCTGGTCGTCCGGGCGGGCCGCGATGCCGACGGCGCGAACGTGCTGGCGCGGGCGGTGGCGCCGTACGGCGGGACGGTGTTCTGGCGGTGCGCCGGGACCGGGCCGGCGCCGGACTGGCGGGATCGGCGATCCGACCAGGCCCGGGCCGCGTACGACCAGTTCATCCCGCTGGACGGCCGGTTCGAGGAGAACGTCGTACTTCAGGTGAAGCACGGTCCGCTCGACTTCCAGGTACGCGAGGCCGTGTCGCCCCTGCTCGGGGAACTGCAGGAAACGCCGCTGGCGCTGGAGTTGCAGGTCACGCAGGAGTACTCCGGGCAGCAACTGGACCTGTGCTACCTCGGGCCGTGGTGGCGGGAGATCCTGCAGTTCGACACGACCGGTGACAGCGGCGCGACCGTTGCCGACCGCATCGGTGCAATCGTTGCCGTGTCCAACGTTGGTGATGCCGACAACTGGACCGGGCACAAGTTTGCGCAGAGCAACCTTTACGCGTACGGGCGGCTGGCGTGGGAGCCCGCGGCCGATCCGGTGAGTCTGGTGCACGAATGGGCGGCGGCCACCTTCGCGCTGGACGACTGGACCCGGAGTGAACTCGTCACGATCATGGCCGGGTCCTGGCGTACGTACGAGCGGTACACCGCCCCGCTCGGAGCCGGTTTCATGGTGACGCCGTCGACGCACTACGGGCCGAGCATGACCGGGTACGAGTACTCCGGGCGTGGGCACTTCGCGGACCGCGACGGCGTCGGCGTGGACCGAACCGTCAAGACCGGCTCCGGCTTCACCGGGCAGTATCCGGAACCACTCGCGAGCCTGTACGAGGACCTGTACACCTGCCCCGAAGAGCTGTTGCTGTTCTTCCATCACGTTGCCTACGGCCACGTACTGCGCAGCGGTGTGACTGTGCTGCAGCACATCTACGACGTGCACTTCCAGGGGTACGCCGAAGTGGAGGCGATGGTCGCGCAGTGGCAGGCGATCGCCGCCCGCTTCGAGCCGGCGGTCCAGGAGAACGTCACGTCCAGATTCGACGCCCAACTCGCCAACGCCCGCGAGTGGCGCGACCAGGTGAACACCTTCTTCCACCGCCTCAGCGGCATCCCGGACGCCCACGGCCGCGTAATTCACCGCTGA